A window of Exiguobacterium sp. FSL W8-0210 genomic DNA:
GGAATCACCTAACAAGCAGCATGTCTCGTAGAGGAAACTGTTGGGACAACGCAGTTATCGAATCGTTCCACTCTAATTTAAAGTCCGAGGAATTCCAGTACGTCAAATTTAATTCACTAAGAGACCATGAGGTCTCTGAACGCGTTACTAATTACTTAAATTACTATAACGAAGAACGAATCCAAGAAAAATTAGGCTACCTGACACCGAAAAAATACGGTGTACAGGCAGCCTAATCAAGGTGTTTTATATGTGTCTCATATTGCTAGGTCAGTCTAATCTACCGTTTTTTATGAAGACGAAGTGAGCGTATCCTCATCCATCGTCAGTAAAATCTTATCGAAGACGCGAATCATCGTTTCCAGTTCTTCTTCTGTTAAAGTTCCGAAGCGATCTTGTAAATAGTTTCTTCGGACGACCTCGAGTTCCCGAAAAGCACGCTCTCCGTCATCCGTCAAAGCAAGGACAATCGAGCGACGATCTTCCGTCGAACGCGTCCGTGTGACATATCCTTGTTTATAGAGCTTATCCGTTAAAGCAGTGACTTGACTCGTCGCCAGCTCAAATTGTTCCGCAAGAAGTGTCGGACGCTGGGGACCGTTTTCTGAAAGACTCCGTAAGATGAAAAATTCGCTTCGGGTTGCTGTTCCTTCAAATAGTCGATTAAGTTCACGTCGCAGGGTACGAAGAATGACACGCATTTGTTCCTCGAGTCGGTAAGTCAGCAAATCACGTTCCTGTGGCATGCAAGCAGCATCCTTTCTCTCAGTGGACTTCTATCATTTAGTGTACTAAACATATCGGATTTTTACCATATACTACCCCAGATTCAAAAAAGGCAATTGACAATTTCGTGGCGGTTTGTGTAATATGGCGTAGTAATAACTAATTTAATTCAGTTCTCACTCAACCAGTGGGATGGAGGTTGCAGTTCTTAAGAGTACGGTTATGGATGTCGTCAAGCGACAAATGAAGTGACCTGAAAGGAAGAATTGCCGAAATCAATCATCGCTTTGAAGATGATCGATTGGGATTAGGTCGAATAGGTCTAATACTGTCACAAGTCGGGTATCACTCACTTGTGGAGAGCTATCTTTCACGACGGTAGAATGAGGCGCATCCATTTTATTATGTTGCGTTCTCATCTTCCATCTGGAAGATGAGGGCGCTTTTTGTTTTTTCATTCAAAAAGTGTCCTCTCAAAAATTTATTAAAGAGAGAAGCGAACGAAATGAACAATCTAGATGTGAAACAAACAACAGATTCGACAGCAGAAGGATTAAAACGTGGATTACAAGCCCGTCATATGTCAATGATCGCCATCGGTGGAGCGATCGGAACAGGACTCTTCATTGCGTCCGGTGCTTCCGTCGCAGCAGCAGGACCAGGTGGGGCGCTCCTATCGTATGCAATCGTTGGTCTGATGGTCTACTTCCTCATGACAAGTCTTGGTGAAATGGCAGCGTATATGCCGGTCGCTGGATCCTTCTCGACCTATGGAACGAAATTCGTCGATCCATCATTCGGCTTTGCACTTGGCTGGAACTACTGGTACAACTGGGCAGTCACGATCGCAGTCGAACTCGTCGCAGCACAAATCGTCATGACGTACTGGTTCCCGGACGTTCCTGGGTTTTACTTCAGTGCCTTGTTCCTCTTACTCATGATTGGCTTGAACTACTTCTCCGTTAAAGGATTCGGAGAAGCGGAGTATTGGTTTGCGATGATTAAAGTCGTCACCGTCATCGTCTTCTTAGTCGTCGGTGTTGCGATGATTTTTGGTGTCTTTACATCGGAGCCACCGGTTGGCTTTAAAAACTTTGCTCTTGGCGATGCGCCGTTCGTTGGTGGAATTCCTGCCGTCATCGGTATCATTCTCGTTGCCGGATTCAGTTTCCAAGGAACGGAACTGGTCGGGATTGCCGCGGGTGAATCGGAAGATCCGAAAAAGAATGTTCCAAAAGCAGTCAAACAAGTCTTCTGGCGTATTTTGCTTTTCTACGTCTTCGCGATTTTCGTCATCGGAATGCTCATTCCATATACGAGCCCGAACTTGGTTTCCAATGACATTACGGACGTCGCGGTTAGTCCGTTTACGCTCGTCTTTGAAAAAGCGGGTCTTGCCTTCTCAGCAGCACTCATGAACGCCGTCATCTTGACGTCTGTTCTATCTGCCGGAAACTCAGGTATGTATGCTTCGACTCGGATGCTTTATACACTTGCTCGCCAAGGCGATGCACCGAAGTTGTTCGCGAAAGTATCGAAAAACGGTGTACCGCGTAACGCTTTGCTCGCAACAGGAGCAGTCGGTGCGCTCTGCTTCTTGACGTCAATGTTTGGTGGACAAGTCTACTTGTGGTTACTCAATGCTTCCGGTATGACAGGCTTCATCGCATGGCTCGGGATTGCAATCAGTCACTATCGTTTCCGTAAAGGATTCCTTGCGCAAGGTCACTCGTTGAAAGACTTACCATATGTTGCACCAGCATTCCCATTCGGTCCGCTGTTCGCCTTTGGTCTTTGTTTCCTCGTCATCGTCGGTCAAAACTATGCCGCATTCCTCGCGGATCAAATTGATTGGGTCGGAATTGCCGCAACGTATGTTGGTATTCCATTATTCCTTGCCTTTTGGTTAGGACATAAATTCAAAAACCGGACGTCAATCGTTCGTTATGACGAGATGGACTTCCAGGAACATCCACGTCAATCATAATGTGTGAACCACCTTCTATAAATGAAGGTGATTGAGATTGAAGACAAAGTGCAATTTTTCTCTGATGAGTCTGGTGAGAAAGATTGCGCTTTTTTGTTCGTTTCGAATCGTTTTCCTGGGACAAGCATCGCGCCGCTTCGCTTCGCTGCAGGGTCGCTCTTGCTTGTTTTTCCCTAGGAAGCGATGTCGAGTGAACAAAACGCTTTTTCGATTCTCCTTCCGGGTATAAAGAAGAAGGACACGTTACACGCCGCCACTCCTACAGGAAAAAGCGCAATTTTGCGCTGTCAGAGACAAACAAGACCCGTTTTCCTGCTTGAATGAAGCGGGAAAACTGGCTTGTGTCTCGCCTGAGGAAAGGGCGTGAAGACGAGTCATTTTTGAGTCAGCCCATTTTTCTGCAATCGGAACCACCTTTTATAAATGAAGGTGGTTTTTTATTCCCTTAAATGAAAACGTTTTCTAAAATATAGTTTTGAAAAAGTATAAAAAAGGAATCAATGAATAAGTATTCAAAAATAGAAATATGAATAAAGAATAGGGGGAAGACGCATGACTACATCTGAATTATTTTTCACATTAGGTTCTGCAGCGTTTTTCATGTTGCTCGTTGCCTACATATCCTATCGATTGACGCGTGGGA
This region includes:
- a CDS encoding amino acid permease, with the translated sequence MNNLDVKQTTDSTAEGLKRGLQARHMSMIAIGGAIGTGLFIASGASVAAAGPGGALLSYAIVGLMVYFLMTSLGEMAAYMPVAGSFSTYGTKFVDPSFGFALGWNYWYNWAVTIAVELVAAQIVMTYWFPDVPGFYFSALFLLLMIGLNYFSVKGFGEAEYWFAMIKVVTVIVFLVVGVAMIFGVFTSEPPVGFKNFALGDAPFVGGIPAVIGIILVAGFSFQGTELVGIAAGESEDPKKNVPKAVKQVFWRILLFYVFAIFVIGMLIPYTSPNLVSNDITDVAVSPFTLVFEKAGLAFSAALMNAVILTSVLSAGNSGMYASTRMLYTLARQGDAPKLFAKVSKNGVPRNALLATGAVGALCFLTSMFGGQVYLWLLNASGMTGFIAWLGIAISHYRFRKGFLAQGHSLKDLPYVAPAFPFGPLFAFGLCFLVIVGQNYAAFLADQIDWVGIAATYVGIPLFLAFWLGHKFKNRTSIVRYDEMDFQEHPRQS
- a CDS encoding MarR family winged helix-turn-helix transcriptional regulator, whose product is MPQERDLLTYRLEEQMRVILRTLRRELNRLFEGTATRSEFFILRSLSENGPQRPTLLAEQFELATSQVTALTDKLYKQGYVTRTRSTEDRRSIVLALTDDGERAFRELEVVRRNYLQDRFGTLTEEELETMIRVFDKILLTMDEDTLTSSS